One genomic window of Cyprinus carpio isolate SPL01 chromosome B8, ASM1834038v1, whole genome shotgun sequence includes the following:
- the kdm5c gene encoding lysine-specific demethylase 5C isoform X1: MDGGEEFVPPPECPVFEPSWEEFADPLGYIAKIRPIAEKSGICKIRPPPDWQPPFVVEVDNFRFTPRIQRLNELEAETRVKLNYLDRIAKFWEIQGSSLKIPNIERRILDLFSLAKIVTEEGGFEAVCKERRWARVAQKLGYPPGKNIGSLLRSHYERIVYPFELFQSGASLPPCKPRPYDSEEVDREYKPHSIPLRQSVPPSKMSSYGRRANRLKPEGPEDPTHQPLTTGSQHISSPEPTEEDIEKNPELKKLQIYGAGPKMMGLGLVPRDKTRKKDELPETVIVRDSAASASVKDEPGETPVTKSDPDVPPPPPNLIVKEDVDDDKNHTDDPNDSSDEPCTKMTMRLRRNLSNPQFVDSFVCRMCGRGDEDEKLLLCDGCDDNYHTFCLIPPLTDSPKGNWRCPKCVAEECKKPAEAFGFEQATREYTLQSFGEMADTFKADYFNMPVHMVPTELVEKEFWRLVSSIEEDVTVEYGADIHSKEFGSGFPVNNGKRHLSDEEEVSFFFSSLFIYPCFIRSRKLISISVLFLLQEYARSGWNLNVMPVLEQSVLCHINADISGMKVPWLYVGMVFSAFCWHIEDHWSYSINYLHWGEPKTWYGVPSSAAEKLEEVMKKLTPELFEFQPDLLHQLVTIMNPNILMTHGVPVVRTNQCAGEFVITFPRAYHSGFNQGYNFAEAVNFCTADWLPTGRSCIEHYRRLRRYCVFSHEELTCKMAACPEKLDLNLAAATHREMFIIVQEERKLRKCLLERGIKEAEREAFELLPDDERQCDKCKTTCFLSALACSNCQERLVCLYHAQDLCSCPSEKLYLRYRYTLDELLAMLHRLKVRAESFDSWANRVKEALEQEGGNKIDIKDLEVLKEEAADKKFPNNELLQRLNTVLTDIQKCESSSTELLSNKQSRRMSLKELRTLVDTMHNLPCVIKPLEEVQAVLQKIEEFDVRAQALVDSTKGEWKQDSPLPAASEIQALMEEGASLPVIAPACELLSGLQEQGRWLGEVRRTLGPEGSEVTLAVLRTLMESGCNVPQSISVETAMAELQELLTIAERWEEKAQICLEDRQKHHLSTLEAIVNEAQLIPVQLPNILSLQACLSRARAWVTDLEEIQNGEHYPCLDDLEGLVAIGRDLPVKMEELKQLELQVASAHSWREKASKTFLKKNSQHSLLEVLCPCVEKSKKMEENSLGTEADSDVNVLGLTAQDLRDPGAIVMAFKEGERLEKEALLCLQQVNLTKPGVEKGASSDQNGIKTERKRSDSMETDTLHDSDSTLLQNGGSPPSLTSSQSVCVCSGQPRPLLHRCHLCKDWFHGGCVPFPSLLGSSDTNLTKPLCWWDWNTRFLCPRCQRSRRPRLETILALLVALQRLPVRLPEGEALQCLTERAINWQGRAKQALDTPEVQRGLERLQQVEQEMNSIKEEEPEEKNKWNGDTVIVLSDSEETEDGVIDLTDEVNSPKKSEEKAANGTQSGCQNGVAKKSGTPDITGVESLLSLVPCLKGPVIELTTSTRAQLEELQLEGDLLEVTLDQTHTIYRILQASSQPPDDALHTLIQIELQEQRSSGRGSKSKDSRRKRKSQKTEGEPKSTEDSECKKTKSTDPHTDLVMIS, encoded by the exons ATGGATGGAGGGGAGGAGTTTGTTCCGCCGCCGGAGTGTCCAGTGTTTGAACCGTCATGGGAGGAGTTCGCTGATCCTCTGGGATATATCGCCAAAATCCGTCCAATAGCAGAAAAGTCTGGAATATGCAAGATTCGCCCACCACCC GACTGGCAGCCACCATTTGTTGTGGAGGTAGACAATTTCCGGTTCACACCACGTATTCAGAGACTCAATGAGCTTGAG GCTGAGACAAGAGTGAAGCTAAATTATCTGGACAGAATTGCCAAGTTCTGGGAGATCCAGGGATCCTCTCTGAAGATCCCCAATATAGAACGACGTATTCTCGATCTGTTCAGCTTGGCCAAG ATTGTGACAGAGGAAGGGGGTTTCGAGGCGGTGTGTAAGGAGAGACGCTGGGCACGCGTGGCACAGAAACTGGGATATCCTCCTGGCAAAAACATTGGCTCCCTCCTGAGGTCGCACTATGAGAGGATCGTCTATCCATTTGAGTTGTTCCAGTCTGGAGCCAGCTTACCG CCGTGTAAACCCAGGCCGTATGACAGTGAAGAGGTGGACCGGGAATACAAACCCCACTCCATTCCTCTCCGCCAGTCAGTCCCACCATCTAAGATGAGCAGCTATGGACGACGAGCCAATCGCCTTAAGCCTGAG GGTCCAGAGGATCCAACTCACCAACCTCTTACAACTGGCTCTCAACACATCTCCTCG CCGGAGCCTACAGAGGAAGATATAGAGAAGAACCCTGAGCTGAAAAAGCTGCAGATTTACGGGGCTGGACCTAAAATGATGGGGCTCGGTCTTGTACCTCGAGACAAGACACGGAAGAAAG ATGAACTGCCGGAGACTGTAATAGTACGGGACAGCGCTGCCAGTGCATCTGTGAAGGATGAACCTGGAGAGACACCAGTTACAAAATCAGATCCAGACGTTCCTCCACCACCCCCAAATCTCATTGTCAAGGAGGATGTCGATGATGACAAAAATCACACTGATGATCCTAATGATTCAAGTGATGAACCCTGCACCAAGATGACCATGAGACTCCGACGCAACCTCAGTAACCCACAGTTT GTGGACTCGTTTGTATGCCGAATGTGCGGACGTGGGGACGAGGATGAGAAGTTGCTGCTCTGTGATGGGTGTGATGATAATTATCACACGTTCTGCCTGATACCTCCACTCACAGACTCACCCAAGGGGAACTGGCGCTGTCCCAAATGTGTAGCAGAG GAGTGTAAAAAGCCAGCAGAGGCGTTTGGTTTTGAGCAGGCCACTCGAGAGTATACGTTACAGAGCTTCGGTGAAATGGCCGATACTTTTAAAGCAGACTACTTCAACATGCCTGTCCAT atggtgcCGACAGAGCTGGTTGAGAAGGAGTTTTGGAGGTTGGTCAGTAGTATTGAAGAAGACGTAACTGTAGAATATGGGGCAGATATTCACTCAAAGGAATTTGGTAGTGGTTTTCCTGTCAACAACGGCAAGAGACACTTGTCAGATGAGGAagaggttagtttttttttttcttcacttttcatTTATCCATGTTTTATAAGGTCAAGAAAGCTAATTAGCATCTCTGTCCTATTCTTGTTGCAGGAATATGCCCGCAGCGGCTGGAATTTGAACGTTATGCCAGTGTTGGAGCAATCAGTATTGTGCCACATTAATGCCGATATCTCTGGCATGAAGGTGCCATGGCTGTATGTGGGCATGGTGTTCTCCGCTTTCTGTTGGCACATAGAGGACCACTGGAGTTACTCTATCAACTATTTACACTG gggtgaGCCCAAAACATGGTATGGTGTGCCATCATCTGCTGCAGAGAAGTTAGAGGAGGTGATGAAGAAACTCACACCTGAGCTTTTCGAGTTCCAGCCAGACCTGCTCCACCAGCTTGTCACCATCATGAACCCAAATATACTCATGACTCATGGAGTGCCG GTGGTTCGGACCAATCAGTGTGCTGGGGAGTTTGTCATCACTTTTCCACGAGCTTATCACAGCGGTTTCAATCAGGGATATAACTTTGCCGAAGCAGTCAACTTCTGCACTGCAGACTgg CTGCCCACAGGGCGCTCTTGTATTGAGCATTACCGACGGCTGAGGCGCTACTGTGTGTTCTCTCATGAAGAACTCACTTGCAAGATGGCGGCCTGCCCAGAGAAGCTGGATCTGAACCTGGCAGCCGCCACACACAGGGAGATGTTCATTATCGTACAGGAGGAGAGGAAACTACGAAAATGCCTCCTGGAAAGG GGTATAAAGGAAGCAGAAAGGGAAGCCTTTGAGTTACTGCCTGATGATGAAAGACAATGTGACAAATGTAAGACCACCTGCTTCCTCTCGGCCCTGGCGTGTTCGAACTGCCAAGAGCGTCTCGTCTGCCTCTACCATGCCCAGGACCTCTGCTCTTGCCCTAGTGAAAAACTCTACCTCAG GTATCGCTATACTCTGGATGAACTCTTGGCCATGTTGCATCGGCTGAAAGTTCGCGCCGAGTCTTTTGACTCATGGGCAAACCGTGTGAAGGAAGCCCTAGAGCAAGAAGGCGGCAACAAAATAG ACATTAAAGATCTAGAGGTTCTGAAAGAAGAGGCAGCTGACAAGAAGTTCCCCAATAATGAGCTGCTCCAGCGCCTCAACACTGTCCTCACAGACATACAAAAGTGTGAGAGCAGCAGCACAGAGCTCCTCAGCAATAAACAGAGCAGGAGAATGAGTCTGAAGGAGCTGAGGACTCTGGTGGACACCATGCACAACCTGCCCTGTGTTATAAAACCACTGGAGGAAGTGCAG GCTGTATTGCAGAAGATAGAGGAGTTTGATGTACGCGCTCAAGCTTTGGTTGACAGCACAAAAGGCGAGTGGAAGCAGGACTCTCCTCTACCCGCAGCTTCAGAGATCCAGGCCCTGATGGAGGAGGGAGCATCGCTGCCCGTTATAGCCCCGGCATGTGAGCTCCTGAGCGGGCTGCAGGAGCAGGGTCGCTGGCTGGGAGAGGTCAGGCGGACGTTAGGGCCGGAGGGGAGCGAGGTGACTCTAGCTGTGCTGAGGACCTTGATGGAGTCAGGTTGTAATGTACCACAGAGCATATCGGTGGAGACCGCAATGGCTGAACTGCAAGAGCTACTGACTATAGCCGAGCGCTGGGAGGAGAAAGCACAGATCTGTCTGGAGGACAG GCAGAAACACCATCTGTCGACACTGGAGGCCATCGTGAACGAGGCTCAGCTAATACCAGTGCAGCTGCCTAACATTCTGTCCCTGCAGGCCTGCTTGAGCAGAGCTCGCGCTTGGGTCACTGATCTGGAGGAAATTCAG AACGGTGAGCACTACCCCTGTCTGGATGATCTGGAGGGTTTGGTGGCCATTGGGCGGGACCTGCCGGTGAAAATGGAGGAGCTGAAGCAGCTGGAACTGCAGGTGGCTAGCGCTCACTCCTGGAGAGAGAAGGCCAGCAAAACATTCCTGAAGAAGAACAGTCAGCATAGTCTGCTGGAG GTGTTGTGCCCATGTGTTGAGAAGAGCAAGAAAATGGAGGAGAACTCACTGGGTACAGAAGCAGATTCTGATGTCAATGTATTAGGCCTCACTGCTCAGGACCTCCGAGACCCAGGAGCTATC GTGATGGCATTCAAAGAAGGGGAGCGTCTGGAGAAAGAGGCCCTCCTCTGTCTCCAGCAGGTGAATTTAACTAAACCTGGCGTAGAAAAAGGAGCAAGCAGTGACCAGAACGGCATCAAGACGGAAAGGAAACGCAGTGACTCCATGGAGACAGACACGCTACACGACTCGGACAGCACCTTGCTGCAGAATGGTGGCTCTCCCCCTTCCCTCACCTCTAGccaatcagtgtgtgtgtgcagtggccAGCCCCGCCCCTTGCTTCACAGGTGCCATCTGTGCAAAGACTGGTTCCACGGAGGTTGTGTGCCTTTCCCATCACTGCTGGGCTCCTCAGACACAAATCTTACAAAGCCCCTCTGCTGGTGGGACTGGAACACACGTTTCCTCTGTCCGCGGTGCCAACGGTCCCGCCGGCCACGGCTGGAAACCATTCTAGCGCTGCTGGTGGCGCTACAGAGGTTACCTGTACGCCTGCCAGAGGGAGAGGCGTTACAGTGTCTTACAGAGAGAGCCATTAACTGGCAGGGTCGAGCCAAACAGGCACTAGACACTCCGGAAGTACAGAGGGGGCTAGAGAGACTCCAACAAGTGGAGCAGGAAATGAACAGTATAAAAGAGGAAGAGCCAGAGGAGAAAAACAAATGGAATGGAGATACTGTAATTGTGTTGTCTGACTCTGAGGAAACAGAAGATGGTGTTATTGATCTGACAGACGAAGTGAACTCGCCAAAAAAGAGCGAAGAGAAGGCTGCTAATGGTACACAG TCTGGCTGTCAGAATGGAGTTGCTAAGAAGTCAGGCACTCCGGACATTACAG GGGTGGAGTCTCTGTTGTCACTAGTGCCGTGTCTCAAAGGGCCAGTGATCGAGCTGACCACATCCACCAGAGCACAGCTGGAGGAGCTTCAGCTAGAAGGAGACTTGCTGGAGGTCACGCTTGACCAGACACACACTATTTACCGAATCCTACAGGCGTCATCACAGCCGCCTGATGATGCCCTGCACACGCTCATACAG atTGAGCTGCAGGAGCAGAGAAGCTCAGGTCGTGGCAGCAAGTCAAAGGACTCCAGGAGGAAGAGAAAAAGCCAGAAAACCGAAGGCGAGCCTAAATCCACAGAGGATTCTGAATGCAAGAAGACAAAATCTACAGATCCACACACAG ATCTTGTGATGATTTCCTGA
- the kdm5c gene encoding lysine-specific demethylase 5C isoform X2, with protein MDGGEEFVPPPECPVFEPSWEEFADPLGYIAKIRPIAEKSGICKIRPPPDWQPPFVVEVDNFRFTPRIQRLNELEAETRVKLNYLDRIAKFWEIQGSSLKIPNIERRILDLFSLAKIVTEEGGFEAVCKERRWARVAQKLGYPPGKNIGSLLRSHYERIVYPFELFQSGASLPPCKPRPYDSEEVDREYKPHSIPLRQSVPPSKMSSYGRRANRLKPEPEPTEEDIEKNPELKKLQIYGAGPKMMGLGLVPRDKTRKKDELPETVIVRDSAASASVKDEPGETPVTKSDPDVPPPPPNLIVKEDVDDDKNHTDDPNDSSDEPCTKMTMRLRRNLSNPQFVDSFVCRMCGRGDEDEKLLLCDGCDDNYHTFCLIPPLTDSPKGNWRCPKCVAEECKKPAEAFGFEQATREYTLQSFGEMADTFKADYFNMPVHMVPTELVEKEFWRLVSSIEEDVTVEYGADIHSKEFGSGFPVNNGKRHLSDEEEVSFFFSSLFIYPCFIRSRKLISISVLFLLQEYARSGWNLNVMPVLEQSVLCHINADISGMKVPWLYVGMVFSAFCWHIEDHWSYSINYLHWGEPKTWYGVPSSAAEKLEEVMKKLTPELFEFQPDLLHQLVTIMNPNILMTHGVPVVRTNQCAGEFVITFPRAYHSGFNQGYNFAEAVNFCTADWLPTGRSCIEHYRRLRRYCVFSHEELTCKMAACPEKLDLNLAAATHREMFIIVQEERKLRKCLLERGIKEAEREAFELLPDDERQCDKCKTTCFLSALACSNCQERLVCLYHAQDLCSCPSEKLYLRYRYTLDELLAMLHRLKVRAESFDSWANRVKEALEQEGGNKIDIKDLEVLKEEAADKKFPNNELLQRLNTVLTDIQKCESSSTELLSNKQSRRMSLKELRTLVDTMHNLPCVIKPLEEVQAVLQKIEEFDVRAQALVDSTKGEWKQDSPLPAASEIQALMEEGASLPVIAPACELLSGLQEQGRWLGEVRRTLGPEGSEVTLAVLRTLMESGCNVPQSISVETAMAELQELLTIAERWEEKAQICLEDRQKHHLSTLEAIVNEAQLIPVQLPNILSLQACLSRARAWVTDLEEIQNGEHYPCLDDLEGLVAIGRDLPVKMEELKQLELQVASAHSWREKASKTFLKKNSQHSLLEVLCPCVEKSKKMEENSLGTEADSDVNVLGLTAQDLRDPGAIVMAFKEGERLEKEALLCLQQVNLTKPGVEKGASSDQNGIKTERKRSDSMETDTLHDSDSTLLQNGGSPPSLTSSQSVCVCSGQPRPLLHRCHLCKDWFHGGCVPFPSLLGSSDTNLTKPLCWWDWNTRFLCPRCQRSRRPRLETILALLVALQRLPVRLPEGEALQCLTERAINWQGRAKQALDTPEVQRGLERLQQVEQEMNSIKEEEPEEKNKWNGDTVIVLSDSEETEDGVIDLTDEVNSPKKSEEKAANGTQSGCQNGVAKKSGTPDITGVESLLSLVPCLKGPVIELTTSTRAQLEELQLEGDLLEVTLDQTHTIYRILQASSQPPDDALHTLIQIELQEQRSSGRGSKSKDSRRKRKSQKTEGEPKSTEDSECKKTKSTDPHTDLVMIS; from the exons ATGGATGGAGGGGAGGAGTTTGTTCCGCCGCCGGAGTGTCCAGTGTTTGAACCGTCATGGGAGGAGTTCGCTGATCCTCTGGGATATATCGCCAAAATCCGTCCAATAGCAGAAAAGTCTGGAATATGCAAGATTCGCCCACCACCC GACTGGCAGCCACCATTTGTTGTGGAGGTAGACAATTTCCGGTTCACACCACGTATTCAGAGACTCAATGAGCTTGAG GCTGAGACAAGAGTGAAGCTAAATTATCTGGACAGAATTGCCAAGTTCTGGGAGATCCAGGGATCCTCTCTGAAGATCCCCAATATAGAACGACGTATTCTCGATCTGTTCAGCTTGGCCAAG ATTGTGACAGAGGAAGGGGGTTTCGAGGCGGTGTGTAAGGAGAGACGCTGGGCACGCGTGGCACAGAAACTGGGATATCCTCCTGGCAAAAACATTGGCTCCCTCCTGAGGTCGCACTATGAGAGGATCGTCTATCCATTTGAGTTGTTCCAGTCTGGAGCCAGCTTACCG CCGTGTAAACCCAGGCCGTATGACAGTGAAGAGGTGGACCGGGAATACAAACCCCACTCCATTCCTCTCCGCCAGTCAGTCCCACCATCTAAGATGAGCAGCTATGGACGACGAGCCAATCGCCTTAAGCCTGAG CCGGAGCCTACAGAGGAAGATATAGAGAAGAACCCTGAGCTGAAAAAGCTGCAGATTTACGGGGCTGGACCTAAAATGATGGGGCTCGGTCTTGTACCTCGAGACAAGACACGGAAGAAAG ATGAACTGCCGGAGACTGTAATAGTACGGGACAGCGCTGCCAGTGCATCTGTGAAGGATGAACCTGGAGAGACACCAGTTACAAAATCAGATCCAGACGTTCCTCCACCACCCCCAAATCTCATTGTCAAGGAGGATGTCGATGATGACAAAAATCACACTGATGATCCTAATGATTCAAGTGATGAACCCTGCACCAAGATGACCATGAGACTCCGACGCAACCTCAGTAACCCACAGTTT GTGGACTCGTTTGTATGCCGAATGTGCGGACGTGGGGACGAGGATGAGAAGTTGCTGCTCTGTGATGGGTGTGATGATAATTATCACACGTTCTGCCTGATACCTCCACTCACAGACTCACCCAAGGGGAACTGGCGCTGTCCCAAATGTGTAGCAGAG GAGTGTAAAAAGCCAGCAGAGGCGTTTGGTTTTGAGCAGGCCACTCGAGAGTATACGTTACAGAGCTTCGGTGAAATGGCCGATACTTTTAAAGCAGACTACTTCAACATGCCTGTCCAT atggtgcCGACAGAGCTGGTTGAGAAGGAGTTTTGGAGGTTGGTCAGTAGTATTGAAGAAGACGTAACTGTAGAATATGGGGCAGATATTCACTCAAAGGAATTTGGTAGTGGTTTTCCTGTCAACAACGGCAAGAGACACTTGTCAGATGAGGAagaggttagtttttttttttcttcacttttcatTTATCCATGTTTTATAAGGTCAAGAAAGCTAATTAGCATCTCTGTCCTATTCTTGTTGCAGGAATATGCCCGCAGCGGCTGGAATTTGAACGTTATGCCAGTGTTGGAGCAATCAGTATTGTGCCACATTAATGCCGATATCTCTGGCATGAAGGTGCCATGGCTGTATGTGGGCATGGTGTTCTCCGCTTTCTGTTGGCACATAGAGGACCACTGGAGTTACTCTATCAACTATTTACACTG gggtgaGCCCAAAACATGGTATGGTGTGCCATCATCTGCTGCAGAGAAGTTAGAGGAGGTGATGAAGAAACTCACACCTGAGCTTTTCGAGTTCCAGCCAGACCTGCTCCACCAGCTTGTCACCATCATGAACCCAAATATACTCATGACTCATGGAGTGCCG GTGGTTCGGACCAATCAGTGTGCTGGGGAGTTTGTCATCACTTTTCCACGAGCTTATCACAGCGGTTTCAATCAGGGATATAACTTTGCCGAAGCAGTCAACTTCTGCACTGCAGACTgg CTGCCCACAGGGCGCTCTTGTATTGAGCATTACCGACGGCTGAGGCGCTACTGTGTGTTCTCTCATGAAGAACTCACTTGCAAGATGGCGGCCTGCCCAGAGAAGCTGGATCTGAACCTGGCAGCCGCCACACACAGGGAGATGTTCATTATCGTACAGGAGGAGAGGAAACTACGAAAATGCCTCCTGGAAAGG GGTATAAAGGAAGCAGAAAGGGAAGCCTTTGAGTTACTGCCTGATGATGAAAGACAATGTGACAAATGTAAGACCACCTGCTTCCTCTCGGCCCTGGCGTGTTCGAACTGCCAAGAGCGTCTCGTCTGCCTCTACCATGCCCAGGACCTCTGCTCTTGCCCTAGTGAAAAACTCTACCTCAG GTATCGCTATACTCTGGATGAACTCTTGGCCATGTTGCATCGGCTGAAAGTTCGCGCCGAGTCTTTTGACTCATGGGCAAACCGTGTGAAGGAAGCCCTAGAGCAAGAAGGCGGCAACAAAATAG ACATTAAAGATCTAGAGGTTCTGAAAGAAGAGGCAGCTGACAAGAAGTTCCCCAATAATGAGCTGCTCCAGCGCCTCAACACTGTCCTCACAGACATACAAAAGTGTGAGAGCAGCAGCACAGAGCTCCTCAGCAATAAACAGAGCAGGAGAATGAGTCTGAAGGAGCTGAGGACTCTGGTGGACACCATGCACAACCTGCCCTGTGTTATAAAACCACTGGAGGAAGTGCAG GCTGTATTGCAGAAGATAGAGGAGTTTGATGTACGCGCTCAAGCTTTGGTTGACAGCACAAAAGGCGAGTGGAAGCAGGACTCTCCTCTACCCGCAGCTTCAGAGATCCAGGCCCTGATGGAGGAGGGAGCATCGCTGCCCGTTATAGCCCCGGCATGTGAGCTCCTGAGCGGGCTGCAGGAGCAGGGTCGCTGGCTGGGAGAGGTCAGGCGGACGTTAGGGCCGGAGGGGAGCGAGGTGACTCTAGCTGTGCTGAGGACCTTGATGGAGTCAGGTTGTAATGTACCACAGAGCATATCGGTGGAGACCGCAATGGCTGAACTGCAAGAGCTACTGACTATAGCCGAGCGCTGGGAGGAGAAAGCACAGATCTGTCTGGAGGACAG GCAGAAACACCATCTGTCGACACTGGAGGCCATCGTGAACGAGGCTCAGCTAATACCAGTGCAGCTGCCTAACATTCTGTCCCTGCAGGCCTGCTTGAGCAGAGCTCGCGCTTGGGTCACTGATCTGGAGGAAATTCAG AACGGTGAGCACTACCCCTGTCTGGATGATCTGGAGGGTTTGGTGGCCATTGGGCGGGACCTGCCGGTGAAAATGGAGGAGCTGAAGCAGCTGGAACTGCAGGTGGCTAGCGCTCACTCCTGGAGAGAGAAGGCCAGCAAAACATTCCTGAAGAAGAACAGTCAGCATAGTCTGCTGGAG GTGTTGTGCCCATGTGTTGAGAAGAGCAAGAAAATGGAGGAGAACTCACTGGGTACAGAAGCAGATTCTGATGTCAATGTATTAGGCCTCACTGCTCAGGACCTCCGAGACCCAGGAGCTATC GTGATGGCATTCAAAGAAGGGGAGCGTCTGGAGAAAGAGGCCCTCCTCTGTCTCCAGCAGGTGAATTTAACTAAACCTGGCGTAGAAAAAGGAGCAAGCAGTGACCAGAACGGCATCAAGACGGAAAGGAAACGCAGTGACTCCATGGAGACAGACACGCTACACGACTCGGACAGCACCTTGCTGCAGAATGGTGGCTCTCCCCCTTCCCTCACCTCTAGccaatcagtgtgtgtgtgcagtggccAGCCCCGCCCCTTGCTTCACAGGTGCCATCTGTGCAAAGACTGGTTCCACGGAGGTTGTGTGCCTTTCCCATCACTGCTGGGCTCCTCAGACACAAATCTTACAAAGCCCCTCTGCTGGTGGGACTGGAACACACGTTTCCTCTGTCCGCGGTGCCAACGGTCCCGCCGGCCACGGCTGGAAACCATTCTAGCGCTGCTGGTGGCGCTACAGAGGTTACCTGTACGCCTGCCAGAGGGAGAGGCGTTACAGTGTCTTACAGAGAGAGCCATTAACTGGCAGGGTCGAGCCAAACAGGCACTAGACACTCCGGAAGTACAGAGGGGGCTAGAGAGACTCCAACAAGTGGAGCAGGAAATGAACAGTATAAAAGAGGAAGAGCCAGAGGAGAAAAACAAATGGAATGGAGATACTGTAATTGTGTTGTCTGACTCTGAGGAAACAGAAGATGGTGTTATTGATCTGACAGACGAAGTGAACTCGCCAAAAAAGAGCGAAGAGAAGGCTGCTAATGGTACACAG TCTGGCTGTCAGAATGGAGTTGCTAAGAAGTCAGGCACTCCGGACATTACAG GGGTGGAGTCTCTGTTGTCACTAGTGCCGTGTCTCAAAGGGCCAGTGATCGAGCTGACCACATCCACCAGAGCACAGCTGGAGGAGCTTCAGCTAGAAGGAGACTTGCTGGAGGTCACGCTTGACCAGACACACACTATTTACCGAATCCTACAGGCGTCATCACAGCCGCCTGATGATGCCCTGCACACGCTCATACAG atTGAGCTGCAGGAGCAGAGAAGCTCAGGTCGTGGCAGCAAGTCAAAGGACTCCAGGAGGAAGAGAAAAAGCCAGAAAACCGAAGGCGAGCCTAAATCCACAGAGGATTCTGAATGCAAGAAGACAAAATCTACAGATCCACACACAG ATCTTGTGATGATTTCCTGA